From Solibacillus sp. FSL W7-1464:
ATAAGGATATGAATATTATAGGAAGTCTAGCAACTGATTGGACTCTGGAAGATGACACAATCTATACATTTAAATTAAAGGAAGGCGTTAAATTCCACAATGGTCGTGAAATGAAGGCTGAAGACGTGAAATACAGTTTTGAACGTATTATTGATGAAAACACAGCTTCCCATATTCGTTCATATTTTGCTGATGTGGCTTCGATTGAAACTGTAGGGGACTATGAAGTGAAAATTACATTAAGTAAACCACAAGCTACCTTCCTCTCTAACTTAACACATGCGAGTGCGGTAGTAGTTCCTAAAGAAACAGTGGAAGCAAATGGAGATTTACAGCAAAACGCTGATGGTACAGGTGCCTTTAAACTTCAACAATGGGTACCAGACAACAATGTTACATTAGTTAAAAATGAAGATTACCATGTAGAAGGCGAACCGAAAGCCGCAAAACTGGCATTCTATACAATGACAGAAGAATCAACTCGTTTATCTGCTATTCGTACAGGCGAGATCGATTTTACAACGATTTCAGCCAAGTCCACAAAACTATTGGAAAATAATGAAGATTTATCAATCATTCCGTACCAATCATTGGAATATAGCTATGTAGGATTTAATAATGCAAAGGCACCATTGGATGATGAGAAAGTAAGACAAGCACTAAGTTTAGCAACAGATCGTCAAGAGATTCTTGATATAGTTTGGAGTGGTGAAGGATTAATCTCAGGTCCGGTGGCACCATCGATGGGAGATTGGTCAGTAGATGTAGCTGCACTTGACCTTTATAAATTGAATATTGAAAAAGCGAAGGCCTTGTTAGCAGAAGCCGGTCATCCAAATGGCTTTGATATAACAATCACAACGGCTTCAAGTTATCCGGATATGGTGGATACAGCCCAATTATTACAGCAGCAATGGAAGGAAATCGGTGTAAATGCCACGATTAAGCAAATTGAGTGGGGCGAGTATATTGATACTTGGAGCAATAAGACTGCCGATATTTTAATAGGGCGTAACTCATCGGGTATTGACCCTGACCGTGCGTTAAATTACTTCTTCAGCTCAACAGGTTCTGCAAACGTTTGGAATTTTGCGAACGCAGACTATGATTCGATTGTAGTAAAAGGGTTGGAAACAACTGATCCGGCAGAGCGAAAAACAATTTATGCAGAAGCACAGGAAATGCTGATTAATTTATCACCAAATTTATTTTTAGTTTCTCCAAAAAATTATGTAGCTGTTCGAAAAAATGTTGCGGGTTATACGCCATATCCTCATAATGCATCAGATTTCAATTCAGCAGTAAAAGAATAAAATAAGCTATGAATAGAGTGGTAGGGAATACACTAGCACTCTATTTTTTAATAAGGAGATGAAATCGATACATGACAAGCTATATTTTAAGGCGGCTATTTATGCTTGTGCCTGTGTTGTTTGGTGTTTCTATTTTTATTTTCTTAATGATGCGAGTCGTGCCGGGAGATGTAGCGCAAACAATATTAGGTACGGATGCAACACCGGAATCTTTAGAAACATTACGTAATAAATTTGGGCTGAATGATTCTTACATTAAACAATATATGAATTGGATGGGTGGAGTTCTTACAGGAGATTTTGGTCAATCGATGAGAAATGGCCGGGATGTATTTCCGGAAATTTTAAGTCGCTTCACATTGACGTTCGAATTAACAATTCTAGCGGCTATTATATCTTGGCTAATTTCAATACCGTTGGGTGTATTGGCAGCGGTTAAACGAAATGGTGCTACAGATATTACCGTGCGTGCCATCTCATTATTAGGTGTTTCGATACCGAACTTTGCCTTTGCCACTGTATTGATTCTGATACTGGCTTTATTTTTTAATTACAGTCCACCTATAGGCTATGCCGGATTATTCGAAGACCCAATAAAAAACTTGGAAATTATGCTTATTCCGGCACTAGTACTTGGTACGACGATGGCAGCTGCAATTATGAGAATGACCCGATCCACCGTTCTGGAAGTTTTGAGGCAGGATTTTATCCGAACAATCCGTGCGAAGGGTGCAAAAGAACGGGTGACGATCTTAAATCACGCATTAAGGAATGCATTAATTCCTATCTTAACCATTATCGGTATGCAAATCGGTACATTACTTGGTGGTGCGGTCATAATTGAACAGATCTTCTCATTACCGGGATTGGGACAGTATGTATTAACAGGCATCACACAACGTGACTTAACCGTTGTACAGGGAAGTGTCCTATTTATTTCATTCGTCTTTGTTATGGTCAATTTAATCGTGGATATATTATACGCTTATTTAGACCCGCGGATAAATTACAAATAATGGTTTGAGGTGAAAACATGAAAGGATTTGCAAATCGATTAGTGAAAGATCGAATCGGGCTATTAGGAGCAATCGGAATTATTCTTGTCGTTATTATCAGTATATTTGCGCCAATTATTGCACCTTTCCCGCCAGATAAAATGTTTACAAAACATATTTTAGAGTCACCAAATAGCAGTTATTTTTTCGGAACGGATGAGTTTGGTAGAGACATATTTTCACGTATTTTATACGGTGCACAAGTATCGGTAAAGGTAAGTGTCATCGCGGTAGGAATCGGGGCATCGCTTGGATTGATTTTCGGGTTGCTTAGTGGTTATTTCCAAGGGAAAGTAGATAATTTCATTATGCGAATCATGGATATATTGTTCGCTTTTCCGGATATTTTACTGGCTCTTGCGATTGTAGCTGTGCTTGGTGCGAATATTACCAATACGATGATTGCGATAGGGATAGTATTTACGCCGGTATTTACGAGAACGGTACGGGCAGCAACGATTTCAGTAAAGGAAAATGAGTATATTCAGAGCGCTGTAGCAATTGGTGTAAAGCCGTTTCAAATAATTATAAGACATGTAATACCGAATATTTTAGCACCGTTTATCGTTCAGGTGACACTAGCTTTGTCGGGTGCAATCTTAACGGAAGCAGCATTAAGCTTTTTAGGTTTAGGAGTCCAACCACCAAATCCATCTTGGGGAAGTATGTTAAATGAAAGTCGGACATATATGGAATTTGCTCCATGGACAATAGTATTTCCAACGGTTGCAATCGTATTTACAATATTTTGTTTCAACCTGTTAGGAGATAGTTTACGAGATATTTTAGATCCTAAGATGAAATAAAGGAGTGCTGACATGACTGAGTTTCTTACTACAGAAGCATTAAATCCTGCAACTGAATGGATTGATAAACAATCCGTAACAACCATATTGCAGTGGATAAACGATGCAGATGCGACTATAGCAAATGCAGTACGGAACGAAATTCCTTCTATTAGTAAAGCAGTGGAAAAAATCGTCGAAGCTTTTCAAAATGGAGGTAGATTATTTTATATAGGGGCAGGGACAAGTGGCCGATTAGGTGTGCTGGATGCTTCGGAATGCCCGCCTACATTCAATGTACCAAATACATTAGTACAGGGCATTATTGCTGGGGGGACAAATGCTTTAACAAATGCAGTCGAAAATATAGAAGACAGTGAACAGGAGGCCATTAAGGATTTAGTTAGTAAAGGTTTGACGGCTAAAGATGTCGTGGTAGGAATAGCAGCCAGTGGCCGTACACCTTATGTGAAATCTGCACTTTCGTATGCACATGGGATAGGAGCCTATACTGTTTCAC
This genomic window contains:
- a CDS encoding ABC transporter substrate-binding protein → MKKYLFLFVSILLTIVLVACSNDDADNSTESEPATDGGATSENSATESELKIANDQEPAGLDPHKVPAASSTRIYSQIYEGLLTFDKDMNIIGSLATDWTLEDDTIYTFKLKEGVKFHNGREMKAEDVKYSFERIIDENTASHIRSYFADVASIETVGDYEVKITLSKPQATFLSNLTHASAVVVPKETVEANGDLQQNADGTGAFKLQQWVPDNNVTLVKNEDYHVEGEPKAAKLAFYTMTEESTRLSAIRTGEIDFTTISAKSTKLLENNEDLSIIPYQSLEYSYVGFNNAKAPLDDEKVRQALSLATDRQEILDIVWSGEGLISGPVAPSMGDWSVDVAALDLYKLNIEKAKALLAEAGHPNGFDITITTASSYPDMVDTAQLLQQQWKEIGVNATIKQIEWGEYIDTWSNKTADILIGRNSSGIDPDRALNYFFSSTGSANVWNFANADYDSIVVKGLETTDPAERKTIYAEAQEMLINLSPNLFLVSPKNYVAVRKNVAGYTPYPHNASDFNSAVKE
- a CDS encoding ABC transporter permease, producing MTSYILRRLFMLVPVLFGVSIFIFLMMRVVPGDVAQTILGTDATPESLETLRNKFGLNDSYIKQYMNWMGGVLTGDFGQSMRNGRDVFPEILSRFTLTFELTILAAIISWLISIPLGVLAAVKRNGATDITVRAISLLGVSIPNFAFATVLILILALFFNYSPPIGYAGLFEDPIKNLEIMLIPALVLGTTMAAAIMRMTRSTVLEVLRQDFIRTIRAKGAKERVTILNHALRNALIPILTIIGMQIGTLLGGAVIIEQIFSLPGLGQYVLTGITQRDLTVVQGSVLFISFVFVMVNLIVDILYAYLDPRINYK
- a CDS encoding ABC transporter permease, whose protein sequence is MKGFANRLVKDRIGLLGAIGIILVVIISIFAPIIAPFPPDKMFTKHILESPNSSYFFGTDEFGRDIFSRILYGAQVSVKVSVIAVGIGASLGLIFGLLSGYFQGKVDNFIMRIMDILFAFPDILLALAIVAVLGANITNTMIAIGIVFTPVFTRTVRAATISVKENEYIQSAVAIGVKPFQIIIRHVIPNILAPFIVQVTLALSGAILTEAALSFLGLGVQPPNPSWGSMLNESRTYMEFAPWTIVFPTVAIVFTIFCFNLLGDSLRDILDPKMK
- the murQ gene encoding N-acetylmuramic acid 6-phosphate etherase; its protein translation is MTEFLTTEALNPATEWIDKQSVTTILQWINDADATIANAVRNEIPSISKAVEKIVEAFQNGGRLFYIGAGTSGRLGVLDASECPPTFNVPNTLVQGIIAGGTNALTNAVENIEDSEQEAIKDLVSKGLTAKDVVVGIAASGRTPYVKSALSYAHGIGAYTVSLACNTNSEIAQFANTVIEVNTGPEVIAGSTRMKAGTAQKMVLNMLSTASMIKYNKVYSNIMIDVQATNEKLRRRALTILRKFTNIDDNEGMRLLEETDYNIRLSIVHYKSNASIEQCKEALISSNQQIDKAITILLKEE